A window of the Nocardia sp. NBC_01329 genome harbors these coding sequences:
- the resB gene encoding cytochrome c biogenesis protein ResB: protein MTVTDHPEAPPVQPPRQSPLGRALALLRNSWRALTSMRTALVLLFLLALAAIPGALLPQRSLNEQKVATYIADRPVLGEWMDRFELFDVFSSFWFTAIYVLLFISLVGCILPRTVDHYRALRTPPVRVPRNLARLPHHHRVVLDGTPDEIAERARARLRGWRTETRPGERDGEVTLSAEKGYTRELGNLVFHLALVGLLVAVAAGKLFGYEGNVIVIANNGPGFCTTSPAVFDSFRAGNVNDGTGMTPMCVKVKNFRADYLDNGQAEMFTSDISYQEGADLAAGTWRDKTIKVNHPLRVGGDRVYLQGHGYAPTFTVTFPNGEKRTETVQWQPNDMQTFLSSGVLRVDPPGGMFATDEQRRQNQIAIEGLFAPTASFHGSLLTSVYPELTDPAVAVDIYRGDTGLDTGRPQSIFALDQEMVAQGRLSKEARVNLRPGETTKLPGGTEVRFDGAEEFVNLQVSHDPAQQWVLVSAVVMMGGLLVSLLVSRRRVWLRVTPEGTVDQRRVVVEMGGLARTDQAGWGGEFDRLRHRLLDASGD from the coding sequence ATGACCGTGACAGACCATCCCGAGGCGCCTCCGGTCCAGCCGCCCCGGCAGTCCCCGCTCGGCCGCGCTCTCGCCCTGCTACGCAACAGCTGGCGAGCGCTCACCAGTATGCGGACCGCGCTGGTGCTGCTGTTCCTGCTGGCGCTCGCCGCCATCCCCGGCGCGCTGCTGCCACAGCGCAGCCTGAACGAACAGAAGGTCGCGACCTATATCGCGGACCGGCCGGTGCTCGGTGAGTGGATGGACCGGTTCGAGCTGTTCGACGTGTTCTCCAGTTTCTGGTTCACCGCGATCTATGTGCTGCTGTTCATCTCTCTGGTGGGCTGCATCCTGCCGCGGACCGTGGACCACTACCGCGCACTCCGAACCCCACCGGTGCGGGTGCCGCGCAATCTGGCCCGGCTGCCGCACCACCACCGCGTAGTCCTCGACGGCACCCCGGACGAGATCGCCGAGCGGGCTCGGGCCCGCTTGCGCGGCTGGCGTACCGAGACGCGGCCGGGCGAGCGCGACGGTGAGGTCACCCTGTCGGCCGAGAAGGGTTACACCCGCGAACTGGGCAATCTGGTGTTCCATCTGGCCCTGGTCGGGCTCCTGGTCGCTGTCGCGGCCGGGAAGCTTTTCGGGTACGAGGGCAATGTGATCGTCATCGCGAACAACGGGCCCGGTTTCTGCACGACCTCGCCGGCGGTGTTCGATTCGTTCCGCGCCGGGAACGTGAACGACGGAACCGGGATGACCCCGATGTGTGTGAAGGTGAAGAACTTCCGGGCCGACTATCTCGACAACGGGCAGGCCGAGATGTTCACCTCCGATATCTCGTATCAGGAGGGCGCGGATCTGGCGGCCGGTACCTGGCGGGATAAGACCATCAAGGTGAACCATCCGCTGCGGGTCGGCGGAGACCGGGTCTATCTGCAGGGACACGGTTACGCACCGACGTTCACCGTGACCTTCCCGAACGGCGAGAAACGCACCGAAACCGTGCAATGGCAGCCCAACGATATGCAGACCTTCCTCTCCAGCGGAGTGCTGCGCGTCGATCCGCCGGGCGGTATGTTCGCTACCGACGAGCAGCGGCGGCAGAACCAGATCGCGATCGAGGGTCTGTTCGCGCCCACCGCGAGTTTCCACGGTTCGCTGCTCACCTCGGTGTATCCGGAGCTGACCGATCCTGCGGTGGCAGTGGATATCTATCGCGGTGACACCGGTCTGGATACCGGGCGCCCGCAGTCGATCTTCGCGCTGGATCAGGAGATGGTGGCGCAGGGCCGGCTCAGCAAGGAGGCCCGGGTGAATCTGCGGCCGGGGGAGACCACGAAACTGCCGGGTGGGACCGAAGTGCGTTTCGACGGTGCCGAGGAGTTCGTGAACCTGCAGGTTTCGCACGATCCCGCGCAGCAGTGGGTGCTGGTGAGCGCGGTGGTGATGATGGGCGGGCTGCTGGTCTCGCTGCTGGTTTCGCGGAGGCGGGTCTGGCTGCGGGTGACCCCGGAGGGTACCGTGGACCAACGACGCGTCGTAGTAGAGATGGGTGGGCTGGCCCGTACCGATCAGGCCGGCTGGGGCGGCGAGTTCGATCGTCTGCGCCACCGCCTGCTGGACGCGTCCGGCGACTGA
- the ccsB gene encoding c-type cytochrome biogenesis protein CcsB: MPIDDTLAGYSDLAYKTAIVVYALVLVLLIVQYASARVRKVSERELVPAGGVAAGSATPGRIAEEPAIPMSERLGNSAFSVLFVAVALHVGSIVLRGFSTGRFPLGNMYEFVAMATAAAAVVGLVFMRDARYRAMWVFLLAPMLILMFLAGTVLYTDAAPVVPALRSFWLPVHVTIVSLGSGVFLVSGVASLLFLYRLRQPEGAESANILGAIAARLPDARTLDRLAYRTTIIGFPLFGAGVILGAIWAEAAWGRFWGWDPKETCSFIAWVLYAAYLHARATSGWRDTKAAWINVAGFVAMLFNLFIINLVVSGLHSYSGLN; encoded by the coding sequence ATGCCGATCGACGACACCCTCGCCGGCTACAGCGACCTCGCCTACAAGACGGCGATCGTCGTGTACGCGCTGGTGCTGGTGCTATTGATCGTGCAATACGCCTCGGCGCGGGTGCGGAAGGTGAGCGAGCGGGAGCTGGTTCCCGCCGGCGGCGTCGCCGCGGGCAGCGCTACCCCGGGCCGGATCGCCGAGGAACCGGCGATTCCGATGTCCGAGCGACTCGGCAACAGCGCGTTCTCGGTGTTGTTCGTGGCGGTTGCCCTGCATGTGGGTTCGATCGTGCTGCGCGGATTCTCGACCGGTCGTTTCCCGCTCGGCAATATGTACGAGTTCGTCGCCATGGCGACCGCGGCCGCCGCAGTGGTCGGTCTGGTGTTCATGCGGGACGCGCGCTATCGGGCGATGTGGGTCTTCCTGCTCGCACCCATGCTGATCCTGATGTTCCTCGCCGGCACGGTGCTCTATACGGACGCCGCCCCGGTGGTGCCGGCACTACGTTCGTTCTGGCTGCCGGTGCACGTCACGATCGTGAGCCTGGGCAGCGGGGTGTTCCTGGTATCGGGTGTGGCGAGTCTGCTGTTCCTCTACCGGCTGCGCCAGCCCGAGGGCGCGGAGTCCGCGAATATCCTGGGTGCGATCGCGGCCCGGCTGCCCGACGCCCGCACCCTGGACCGGCTGGCCTACCGCACCACCATCATCGGTTTCCCGCTCTTCGGCGCCGGAGTCATCCTGGGTGCCATCTGGGCGGAGGCGGCGTGGGGGCGGTTCTGGGGATGGGACCCGAAGGAAACCTGCTCGTTCATCGCCTGGGTGCTCTACGCCGCATATCTGCACGCACGGGCGACCTCGGGCTGGCGGGATACCAAAGCCGCGTGGATCAATGTGGCCGGATTCGTGGCGATGCTGTTCAACCTGTTCATCATCAATCTGGTCGTTTCGGGGCTGCACAGCTACTCCGGGCTGAACTGA
- a CDS encoding BldC family transcriptional regulator — MTAIAVGVQENLLTPGQVATLFHVDPKTVTRWAHAGRLGSLRTPGGHRRFRESEVMRLLESLTTEATVRG; from the coding sequence ATGACCGCGATCGCCGTGGGGGTGCAGGAGAACCTGTTGACCCCGGGCCAGGTTGCCACCCTGTTCCACGTAGACCCCAAGACCGTCACCCGCTGGGCGCATGCGGGACGGCTCGGTTCGCTGCGCACTCCGGGTGGACATCGCCGGTTCCGCGAATCGGAAGTGATGCGGTTGCTCGAATCGCTCACCACCGAGGCGACGGTACGCGGGTAG
- a CDS encoding DUF4229 domain-containing protein codes for MSDANPSEEPTGPRPGTSPGRRLARNLALYTLARLVSVAILTAVIMAGAAVVSVEIPLVVAILFAIVIALPLSLTLFKGLRGKVNSDIAAVDEGRRRDKAQLRARLRGDTETEGPEDSPPAETGTTAEGASEPDTKRGEPGSSGGPA; via the coding sequence GTGAGTGACGCGAACCCATCCGAGGAACCGACCGGCCCCCGGCCCGGTACATCGCCGGGCCGCCGGCTGGCACGCAACCTGGCGCTCTACACCCTGGCTCGGCTGGTGTCGGTCGCGATACTCACCGCCGTGATCATGGCCGGAGCGGCGGTGGTCTCGGTGGAGATCCCACTGGTCGTCGCCATCCTCTTCGCGATCGTCATCGCGCTGCCGCTCTCGCTCACCCTGTTCAAGGGGCTGCGCGGGAAGGTGAATTCCGATATCGCGGCCGTGGACGAAGGCCGCCGCCGCGACAAGGCGCAATTGCGGGCCCGGCTGCGCGGCGACACCGAGACCGAGGGACCGGAGGATTCGCCCCCGGCCGAGACCGGGACCACGGCCGAGGGCGCGTCGGAACCGGATACGAAGCGGGGGGAACCGGGCAGTTCCGGCGGTCCGGCGTGA
- a CDS encoding PLP-dependent cysteine synthase family protein, translating into MKTCARGNPRGWADEAVRLIDADAQRSADTHLLRYPLPVDWNVQLYLKDESTHITGSLKHRLARSLFLYALCNGWITEGTTIVEASSGSTAVSEAYFAQLLGLEFVAVVPANTSPQKIALIEAQGGRCHYVRRPPDMYSEAARLAEECGGHYLDQFTNAERATDWRGNNNIAESIFDQLTLETNPVPEWIVVGAGTGGTSATIGRYLRYRRYPTRLAVVDPDNSAFYGAYETGLRDYTTGMPSRIEGIGRPRMEPSFVPEVVDRMIHVPDPASIAAARFASKGLGRRVGGSTGTNFWGACGLIAQLLADGRSGSVVTLLCDGGERYAGTYFSDEWVSSQGWDLIGPTAALEEFVATGRWQA; encoded by the coding sequence GTGAAAACGTGTGCGCGCGGCAACCCGCGCGGTTGGGCCGATGAAGCCGTCCGGCTCATCGATGCCGACGCCCAGCGCAGTGCCGACACCCATCTACTGCGCTATCCGCTGCCGGTGGACTGGAATGTTCAGCTCTACCTCAAGGACGAATCCACCCATATCACCGGCAGCCTCAAGCATCGCCTTGCGCGGTCCCTCTTCCTCTACGCCCTCTGCAACGGCTGGATCACCGAGGGCACCACGATCGTGGAGGCGTCCTCGGGTTCGACCGCGGTGAGCGAGGCCTATTTCGCACAGCTGCTCGGCCTGGAGTTCGTGGCGGTGGTTCCGGCCAACACCTCGCCGCAGAAGATCGCTCTCATCGAAGCCCAGGGCGGCCGGTGCCATTACGTCCGGCGCCCACCCGATATGTACAGCGAGGCGGCCCGGCTCGCCGAGGAATGCGGCGGGCACTACCTGGACCAGTTCACCAACGCCGAACGCGCGACGGATTGGCGCGGGAACAACAATATCGCCGAGTCGATCTTCGATCAGCTGACATTGGAGACCAATCCGGTGCCGGAGTGGATCGTCGTGGGCGCCGGCACCGGCGGTACCAGCGCGACCATCGGCCGATACCTGCGCTACCGCCGGTATCCGACCCGGCTGGCCGTCGTCGATCCGGACAATTCCGCGTTCTACGGGGCCTACGAAACCGGTCTGCGCGATTACACGACCGGTATGCCGTCGCGGATCGAAGGGATCGGCCGGCCCCGGATGGAACCCTCGTTCGTGCCGGAGGTGGTGGATCGGATGATCCACGTCCCCGACCCCGCCTCGATCGCGGCGGCCAGATTCGCGAGCAAGGGGCTGGGCCGGCGAGTGGGCGGTTCCACCGGGACCAACTTCTGGGGTGCGTGCGGGCTGATCGCGCAGCTGCTGGCCGACGGTCGCAGCGGCAGTGTCGTGACCCTGCTGTGCGATGGCGGCGAACGGTACGCGGGCACCTATTTCAGCGACGAATGGGTCTCGAGCCAGGGCTGGGACCTGATCGGGCCGACCGCCGCCCTGGAGGAGTTCGTGGCCACCGGCCGATGGCAGGCCTGA
- a CDS encoding BTAD domain-containing putative transcriptional regulator — translation MVLDPGRAHGRPPLIPASTDEPFVVTLLGRIALRRDAGLVVLPGTRARLLLVALALRPGRSRSAAVLIEEVWGGDPPRSPMNALHTQVSRLRAALPDGVLAAGPAGYRIALRPEQVDLTAAQQSARRAGAALTAGDAAEALAVVARARGLWCGEPGTDLPPSGPAVELAAAAAECAGALDDIERAARAATGDLDGAAEIAREQARQRPADEARARTLMQLLATAGRTNEALDVFVALRTTLATELGTDPGAAITELNTAILQGRFTSRAQPELPGPVAPPPPAIAAVGVRAEPNELLGRADDLTELARLLRVSRVTTVLGPGGAGKTRVANELAVRASATQPVVLVELASVRPEGTGRAAAVDIETAIAGAVGLGETVRDRALPQVRPPTDSGRKLRDALSARPMLLVLDNCEHLIEGAAVVVADLVGRCPQLTVLTTSRSPLAITAETVFPLAPLAIDPAGSPATDLFAARARAVRPSVRLDAAVVARLCHTLDGLPLAIELAAARVRTMSVEDIERRLDQRFALLRSGDRASPERHRTLHAVIAWSWNLLEPAEQIALRRMCRFPAGFTLDAAELVAGGPEVGDIATAVDGLVGQSLLTVVEDEGVETDPGLGVRYRMLETVREFGEQQLVAADSGTGAEIELVESRMARWACEFAVALAQRYLAGDEIGPALLMVPELDNLVAVLRRAEAVGDRHTVYGVFPAVSMRWVAQGAHLELMGWIPRLLALPPPDRASGTHADLYMLCHAMTALHLAFMSRGIRELAVVRFRARALLRHGTGMDGALRFLGQLLTYPADTTRIARLLANGSRSDDPQIRVVALVARANIWENMGRIFASRRDARAARLLTTETEVWSRAMVVQHLGALEGQTAHYRESVGYYEEAAELLYRIRAYDESLEMRSFMAVSLAGSGEPEWARRELAAALGLSDSGGAGLELIDDPTIRRNHRLSTIAAGLAEIELAEGDIDAGLAHFRRAVDLLGWPGDEFTPGPGALLVCSTTVAAHVLAGRIEAVAALIPELAVTALERLGVVPDLPQIGAVACALGSALLALDEHSGVGVELLALATVATGRQDYPVMRWERHHELWRERLGGLRLDEAVDRARRLRRKAAGARILELIGTVGAETGAPGPLARPVTD, via the coding sequence ATGGTTCTCGATCCGGGCCGCGCGCACGGCCGTCCTCCTCTGATTCCGGCGTCCACGGACGAACCGTTCGTGGTGACGCTGCTGGGTCGTATCGCGCTGCGCCGCGACGCCGGCCTGGTGGTGTTGCCGGGGACCCGGGCTCGGTTGCTGCTGGTGGCGCTGGCCCTGCGGCCGGGCCGCAGTCGCAGTGCCGCCGTGCTCATCGAGGAGGTCTGGGGCGGTGACCCGCCGCGCTCGCCGATGAACGCCCTGCACACCCAGGTCTCCCGGTTGCGGGCCGCGCTGCCCGACGGGGTGCTGGCGGCAGGTCCGGCCGGTTACCGGATCGCGCTGCGTCCGGAACAGGTGGACCTGACGGCCGCGCAGCAGTCCGCGCGCCGGGCCGGTGCCGCGTTGACCGCCGGTGACGCGGCGGAAGCATTGGCCGTTGTGGCCCGGGCCCGGGGGCTGTGGTGCGGTGAGCCGGGGACCGACCTCCCCCCGAGCGGGCCGGCAGTGGAACTCGCCGCCGCGGCCGCGGAATGCGCCGGGGCGCTCGACGATATCGAGCGGGCGGCTCGGGCGGCGACCGGTGATCTCGACGGCGCCGCCGAGATCGCTCGGGAACAGGCCAGGCAGCGCCCCGCGGACGAGGCCCGGGCCCGGACGCTGATGCAGTTGCTCGCGACAGCCGGCCGCACCAACGAGGCACTCGACGTTTTCGTCGCACTCCGCACGACCCTGGCCACCGAACTGGGCACCGATCCCGGGGCCGCGATCACCGAACTCAACACCGCGATACTGCAGGGCCGGTTCACCTCTCGTGCGCAACCGGAACTGCCCGGACCGGTTGCGCCGCCACCACCTGCGATCGCCGCCGTCGGGGTACGGGCCGAACCCAACGAATTGCTCGGGCGGGCCGATGATCTCACCGAACTGGCTCGCCTGCTGCGGGTTTCGCGGGTGACGACCGTGCTGGGGCCGGGTGGTGCCGGGAAGACCAGGGTGGCCAACGAACTCGCGGTGCGGGCCTCGGCGACCCAGCCGGTAGTGCTGGTGGAGCTCGCGTCGGTACGACCGGAGGGCACCGGCCGGGCCGCGGCGGTCGATATCGAGACCGCGATAGCAGGGGCGGTGGGTCTGGGGGAAACCGTGCGTGATCGTGCTCTGCCGCAGGTACGCCCGCCCACCGACAGCGGCCGCAAGCTGCGCGATGCGCTCTCGGCCCGCCCGATGCTGCTCGTGCTGGACAACTGCGAACATCTGATCGAGGGTGCGGCCGTGGTGGTGGCCGATCTGGTCGGCCGCTGTCCTCAGCTGACGGTGCTCACCACCAGCAGGTCACCGCTGGCGATCACCGCCGAAACGGTCTTTCCGCTGGCGCCTCTGGCGATCGACCCGGCCGGATCCCCGGCGACCGATCTGTTCGCGGCCCGGGCCCGCGCCGTGCGGCCCTCGGTGCGACTGGATGCGGCGGTCGTGGCACGGTTGTGTCACACGCTGGACGGTCTGCCGCTGGCGATCGAGCTCGCGGCGGCCCGGGTGCGGACCATGAGTGTGGAGGATATCGAGCGTCGGCTCGACCAGCGTTTCGCTCTGTTGCGTTCCGGCGATCGCGCGTCACCGGAACGGCATCGCACGCTACACGCCGTGATCGCCTGGAGCTGGAACCTGCTGGAGCCCGCCGAGCAGATCGCCCTGCGCCGGATGTGTCGCTTCCCCGCGGGTTTCACGCTCGACGCCGCGGAGCTGGTGGCGGGTGGGCCGGAGGTCGGCGATATCGCGACGGCGGTGGACGGGCTGGTCGGGCAATCGCTTCTGACGGTCGTGGAAGACGAAGGCGTCGAGACCGATCCGGGCCTGGGCGTGCGCTATCGGATGCTGGAGACGGTTCGCGAATTCGGCGAGCAGCAGTTGGTCGCCGCGGACAGCGGAACCGGCGCGGAGATCGAACTCGTGGAGTCCCGGATGGCCCGATGGGCGTGCGAATTCGCGGTGGCGCTCGCACAGCGATACCTGGCCGGCGATGAGATCGGACCCGCCCTGCTCATGGTCCCCGAACTGGACAACCTGGTCGCGGTGTTACGCCGGGCCGAGGCGGTCGGGGATCGGCACACCGTGTACGGGGTCTTCCCGGCAGTCTCCATGCGGTGGGTGGCGCAGGGGGCGCACCTGGAGTTGATGGGGTGGATACCGCGGCTGTTGGCGCTGCCGCCGCCGGATCGCGCGTCCGGTACCCACGCGGACCTCTACATGCTCTGTCATGCGATGACCGCGCTGCATCTGGCTTTCATGAGCCGCGGCATCCGTGAGCTGGCGGTGGTGCGGTTCCGGGCTCGTGCGCTGCTGCGGCACGGGACCGGGATGGACGGGGCTCTCCGATTCCTCGGGCAGCTGCTCACCTACCCCGCCGATACGACTCGGATCGCCCGCCTGCTCGCGAACGGGTCACGTTCGGACGACCCACAGATCAGAGTGGTCGCTCTGGTGGCCCGGGCGAATATCTGGGAGAACATGGGCCGGATCTTCGCTTCCCGTCGCGACGCGCGGGCCGCCCGATTGCTCACGACCGAGACGGAGGTGTGGAGCCGGGCGATGGTGGTGCAGCATCTGGGCGCACTGGAAGGCCAGACTGCGCACTACCGCGAGTCGGTCGGCTACTACGAGGAGGCCGCCGAACTGCTGTACCGGATCCGTGCCTACGACGAAAGCCTCGAGATGCGGTCGTTCATGGCGGTCTCGCTGGCCGGTAGCGGGGAGCCGGAATGGGCACGGCGGGAGCTCGCCGCCGCACTGGGGCTGTCCGATTCCGGCGGGGCGGGGTTGGAGTTGATCGACGACCCGACCATCCGCCGCAATCATCGGTTGTCGACGATCGCGGCCGGTCTGGCGGAGATCGAACTCGCCGAAGGCGATATCGATGCGGGTCTGGCCCATTTCCGGCGTGCGGTGGATCTGCTGGGCTGGCCCGGAGACGAATTCACCCCCGGCCCGGGGGCGTTGCTGGTGTGTTCGACGACTGTCGCCGCGCATGTACTGGCCGGGCGGATAGAGGCGGTCGCGGCGCTGATTCCCGAACTGGCCGTCACCGCGCTGGAACGGCTCGGCGTGGTACCCGATCTCCCACAGATCGGCGCGGTGGCCTGTGCGCTGGGCTCGGCACTGCTGGCCCTGGACGAGCATTCCGGGGTAGGGGTCGAACTGCTCGCGCTGGCAACGGTGGCGACGGGCCGGCAGGACTACCCCGTCATGCGGTGGGAGCGGCATCATGAGCTGTGGCGGGAGCGGCTCGGCGGGCTCCGGCTGGACGAGGCCGTGGACAGAGCCCGGCGGTTGCGCCGGAAGGCGGCCGGGGCGCGGATCTTGGAATTGATCGGGACGGTCGGTGCGGAAACGGGCGCGCCGGGCCCGCTCGCTCGGCCTGTGACCGATTGA
- a CDS encoding ABC transporter permease encodes MTTTLTEPVPPVAAARIPEPAARIGLRKTFENTLTLAYRGLLKIKHNPEQLFDVVIQPVIFTLMFTYIFGGAISGDVKSYLPVIIPGILVQTVVMTSVVTGVQLKEDMEKGVFDRFKSLPIARIAALSGALTADMVRYGIASVLTVVMGFIMGYRPEPAGVLLAVLLVVACSFATSWIWAFFGVIANKASAVQGYSMLVMFPLTFASPAFVPKETMPGWLQAFIDVNPVSHLVWACRDLMNSGHIGIHVLWSLVGAAAIVAVFAPLTVRAYMRRA; translated from the coding sequence ATGACCACGACACTGACCGAACCCGTGCCGCCCGTTGCGGCTGCGCGGATTCCGGAACCGGCCGCCCGTATCGGGCTGCGCAAGACTTTCGAGAACACTCTCACCTTGGCCTACCGCGGCCTGCTCAAGATCAAGCACAACCCCGAGCAACTGTTCGACGTGGTGATCCAGCCGGTGATCTTCACCCTCATGTTCACCTACATCTTCGGCGGGGCCATCTCCGGCGACGTGAAAAGTTATCTGCCGGTGATCATTCCGGGCATCCTGGTGCAGACCGTGGTGATGACCTCGGTGGTCACCGGTGTACAGCTCAAAGAGGATATGGAGAAAGGGGTCTTCGACCGCTTCAAATCCTTGCCGATAGCCCGGATCGCCGCCCTGTCGGGCGCCCTCACCGCCGATATGGTGCGTTACGGCATCGCCTCGGTACTGACCGTGGTGATGGGTTTCATCATGGGCTACCGCCCCGAACCTGCCGGTGTCCTGCTGGCGGTGCTGCTGGTCGTGGCCTGCTCCTTCGCGACCAGTTGGATCTGGGCCTTCTTCGGTGTGATCGCCAACAAGGCCTCGGCGGTGCAGGGCTATTCGATGCTGGTCATGTTCCCATTGACCTTCGCCTCACCGGCGTTCGTTCCCAAGGAGACAATGCCGGGCTGGCTGCAGGCATTCATCGACGTCAACCCGGTCTCCCATCTGGTGTGGGCCTGCCGGGACCTGATGAACTCCGGACATATCGGCATACACGTGCTCTGGTCGCTGGTCGGCGCCGCCGCGATCGTCGCGGTGTTCGCGCCGCTGACCGTACGGGCCTATATGCGCCGCGCGTGA
- a CDS encoding ATP-binding cassette domain-containing protein, translating into MTKHATAASFAIEANDLVKVFGTQRAVDGVSLTVPQGSVYGVLGPNGAGKTTTIRMLATLLRPDAGSARIFGHDVVAEPGAVRSLIGVTGQYASVDEDLTATENLMVFSRLLGLSRSAARVRTAELLEEFELTDAANKSLKNFSGGMRRRLDLAAGLIATPPLLFLDEPTTGLDPRTRAQMWETIRRLVRGGTTVLLTTQYLDEADQLADRIAVIDHGRVIADGTADELKASIGGSSLHLTIADRAQLETARRIITEVLDTEAQATPEAGRLTAALPDPNSTTDLLIRLRDFDIAVEEITVSKPSLDEVFLTLTGRPADADTETETERTAA; encoded by the coding sequence ATGACGAAACACGCGACAGCGGCCTCGTTCGCGATCGAAGCGAACGATCTGGTCAAAGTATTCGGCACCCAGCGGGCCGTCGACGGGGTCAGCCTCACCGTCCCGCAAGGGTCGGTCTACGGCGTGCTCGGACCGAACGGGGCGGGAAAGACCACGACCATCCGTATGCTCGCCACCCTGCTGCGCCCAGACGCCGGCAGTGCCCGGATCTTCGGCCACGATGTCGTCGCCGAACCAGGGGCGGTGCGGTCGCTCATCGGGGTGACCGGCCAGTACGCCTCGGTCGACGAGGATCTGACGGCCACCGAGAACCTGATGGTCTTCTCCCGGCTGCTCGGACTGAGCCGATCGGCGGCCAGAGTGCGGACCGCCGAACTACTCGAGGAATTCGAGCTCACCGATGCCGCGAACAAATCGCTGAAGAACTTCTCCGGCGGAATGCGCCGCCGGCTGGACCTGGCGGCGGGCCTCATCGCGACCCCGCCGCTGCTGTTCCTCGACGAACCGACCACCGGTCTGGACCCGCGTACCCGGGCCCAGATGTGGGAGACCATCCGCAGGCTGGTGCGGGGCGGCACCACCGTCCTGCTCACCACCCAGTATCTGGACGAGGCCGACCAGCTGGCCGATCGGATCGCGGTGATCGATCACGGACGGGTGATCGCCGACGGCACCGCCGACGAACTGAAAGCGTCCATCGGTGGTTCCTCACTGCACCTGACCATCGCCGACCGCGCGCAGCTCGAAACCGCCCGCCGGATCATCACCGAGGTATTGGACACCGAAGCTCAGGCCACTCCGGAGGCCGGTCGGCTCACCGCCGCGCTGCCCGATCCGAACAGCACCACCGATCTCCTGATCAGGCTGCGCGACTTCGATATCGCGGTGGAGGAGATCACCGTGTCCAAGCCCAGCCTCGACGAAGTCTTCCTGACCCTCACCGGCCGCCCGGCCGACGCCGATACCGAAACCGAAACCGAACGGACCGCAGCATGA
- a CDS encoding helix-turn-helix domain-containing protein — protein sequence MTEATTLAAAAGSPDPAVGLRAVLALRRLLERLEAIQVSNARDQGWSWQAIADALEVSKQAVHQKYTRRGRGR from the coding sequence ATGACAGAAGCAACCACGCTGGCCGCGGCGGCGGGCAGCCCGGACCCCGCGGTGGGTCTACGGGCAGTGCTGGCGCTGCGCAGACTCCTCGAGCGGCTCGAAGCGATCCAGGTGAGCAATGCCCGCGACCAGGGCTGGTCGTGGCAAGCCATCGCCGACGCACTCGAGGTCAGTAAACAGGCGGTCCATCAGAAATACACTCGCAGAGGCAGGGGTCGATAG
- a CDS encoding Clp protease N-terminal domain-containing protein — translation MFEKFSGNARMAVVAAQEQARELHSPEIRVEHLLLGLLEKGEPRRRWNRRIAR, via the coding sequence ATGTTCGAGAAATTTTCCGGGAACGCGCGCATGGCGGTTGTCGCGGCACAGGAACAGGCGCGCGAGTTGCATTCGCCGGAGATCCGGGTCGAGCACCTCCTGCTCGGACTGCTCGAAAAAGGCGAACCACGGCGCCGATGGAATCGCCGAATTGCGCGGTGA
- a CDS encoding phage holin family protein produces MQLALRLIGTAFAIWLAALWVGNIEIVSPPDQGNGAKIVVLIAIAVVFTVVNAFVKPFVKLLSLPLVIVTLGLFLLVINALMLWLTAWITEATDYGLRIDGFWAAFLGAIIVTIVNWAIGILIPDND; encoded by the coding sequence ATGCAGCTTGCTCTCCGGTTGATCGGCACCGCCTTCGCCATCTGGCTGGCCGCCCTATGGGTCGGCAACATCGAGATCGTCTCGCCACCCGACCAGGGCAACGGCGCGAAAATCGTGGTCCTGATCGCGATCGCGGTGGTTTTCACAGTGGTGAACGCCTTCGTCAAACCCTTCGTGAAATTGCTGTCACTACCGCTGGTCATTGTGACTCTCGGCCTGTTCCTGCTGGTCATCAATGCCCTCATGCTGTGGCTCACCGCCTGGATCACCGAGGCCACCGACTACGGTTTGCGGATCGACGGATTCTGGGCGGCCTTCCTGGGCGCCATCATCGTCACGATCGTCAATTGGGCCATCGGAATCCTGATCCCGGACAACGACTGA